A stretch of the Vidua chalybeata isolate OUT-0048 chromosome 19, bVidCha1 merged haplotype, whole genome shotgun sequence genome encodes the following:
- the C19H17orf80 gene encoding uncharacterized protein C17orf80 homolog isoform X3, whose product MAAAGPELCPHCRRPFKRLRAHLPHCKAAPAAPRASPQPSAVTGGGPAPSPAPAARPAPGSGSRAVRDVARSLDLHPEEVEDVPKKLQKGVKVVIEKHRARVVREKEPRSGAGAARGRGEGTEPGPAPAPQRRKTAPKSKGKETRSRGAVGNGTGSSEGEKSGLKAAKTLQEPAESRDSPGDLVRREGRDKTRAGGQRVHLEVGAGSEPPAGAWHPGILHPSPAEALGGGGQGTSRKELSLQGPRAGGERVPEPLPSLALLHTLPKTQPTSSRQAPGSSARAGATGLEWFPDLYPDWEGLRIFPGKRFHEDVRIAAETPKGGLARGQQGPLWERPLMEVRLGELHTWISTCNFSPQGLLAAVQRERHRWRKYH is encoded by the exons atggcggcggccgggccggaGCTGTGCCCGCACTGCCGGCGGCCCTTCAAGCGGCTCCGCGCGCACCTCCCGCACTGCAAGGCCGCGCCGGCAGCACCGCGAGCGAGCCCCCAGCCCTCCGCCGTCACCGGCGGCGGCCCGGCGCCGAGCCCAGCCCCGGctgcccgcccggcccccgGGAGCGGCTCCCGCGCCGTGCGGGACGTGGCCCGGAGCCTGGATCTGCACCCCGAGGAGGTGGAGGACGTGCCCAAGAAGCTGCAGAAAGGGGTGAAGGTGGTGATCGAGAAGCACCGAGCCCGGGTGGTCAGGGAGAAGGAgccgcggagcggggcgggagcggcgcggggccgcggggaAGGGACggagcccggccccgctcccgccccgcagCGCCGCAAAACTGCCCCGAAATCCAAGGGCAAGGAGACTCGGAGCCGGGGAGCCGTGGGGAACGGGACGGGGAGCTCCGAGGGAGAAAAGAGCGGTTTAAAGGCAGCAAAGACACTTCAAGAGCCCGCTGAGAGCAGAGACAGCCCCGGTGACCTCGTCCGGCGGGAGGGAAGAGACAAAaccagggcaggagggcagcgGGTGCACCTGGAAGTTGGGGCGGGATCTGAACCCCCCGCGGGCGCTTGGCATCCCGGGATCCTCCATCCGTCACCGGCGGAGGCGCTCGGAGGTGGCGGCCAGGGGACATCCAGAAAGGAGCTCAGCCTGCAGGGGCCGCGGGCCGGCGGCGAGCGAGTGCCCGAGCCCCTCCcgagcctggctctgctccacaCTCTGCCCAAAACCCAGCCCACCTCCTCACGGCAGGCCCCTGGCAGCAGCGCCAGGGCCGGCGCCACGGGCTTGGAGTGGTTTCCAGACTTGTATCCTGATTGGGAAGGGCTGAGGATTTTTCCAGGGAAGCGTTTCCACGAGGATGTGAGGATCGCGGCGGAGACGCCCAAGGGTGGTTTGGCACGGGGGCAGCAAG GTCCCCTCTGGGAGAGGCCCCTGATGGAGGTGAGGCTGGGCGAGCTGCACACCTGGATCAGCACCTGCAACTTCtctccccaggggctgctggcagcagtgcagagag AGCGGCACCGCTGGCGAAAATACcactga
- the CDC42EP4 gene encoding cdc42 effector protein 4 yields the protein MPILKQLVSNSAHSKRRSRADLTAEMISAPLGDFRHTMHVGRAGDAFGDTSFLTSKAGEPVPEAGEEPGASKPGLLSRRFRSSKRSQSVTRGDRRDMLGSLRDSALFVKNAVSLPQLNEKDVDRSAGQLPKSLSSSPVKKLPEEMSPEEQQRPNGAAAGPLSPGLDERDFGDITDLPVVVAKGGAGLKHAESIMSFHIDLGPSMLGDVLSIMDKDQWEQDEDPEAEESREEEEEEEEEEGEPAPPGSPLVAVAALPSQSPARGAGGRSPRDSSPVSSCTSGPEERSPVPRPPSQRGGPLKRPDKEFSFADEDDDEIRV from the coding sequence ATGCCGATCCTCAAGCAGCTCGTGTCCAACTCGGCGCACTCCAAGCGCCGCTCGCGGGCCGACCTGACGGCCGAGATGATCAGCGCGCCGCTGGGGGACTTCCGCCACACCATGCACGTGGGGCGCGCCGGGGACGCCTTCGGGGACACCTCCTTCCTCACCAGCAAGGCCGGGGAGCCGGTGCCGGAGGCGGGAGAGGAGCCGGGAGCCTCCAAGCCCGGCCTGCTGTCCCGCCGCTTCCGCAGCAGCAAGCGCTCGCAGTCGGTGACGCGCGGGGACCGGCGGGACATGCTGGGCTCGCTGCGGGACTCGGCGCTCTTCGTCAAGAACgccgtgtccctgccccagctcaaCGAGAAGGACGTGGACAGGAGCGCGGGGCAGCTGCCCAAGAgcctctcctccagccccgTGAAGAAACTGCCCGAGGAGATGAGCCCCGAAGAGCAGCAGCGCCCGAacggggcggccgcggggccgctgAGCCCCGGCTTGGACGAGCGCGACTTCGGGGACATCACGGACCTGCCCGTGGTGGTGGCCAAGGGCGGCGCGGGCTTGAAGCACGCCGAGTCCATCATGTCCTTCCACATCGACCTGGGGCCCTCCATGCTCGGGGACGTGCTGAGCATCATGGATAAGGATCAGTGGGAGCAGGACGAAGATCCCGAGGCGGAGGAGAGCcgcgaggaggaggaggaggaggaggaggaggaaggggagccTGCCCCGCCTGGCTCCCCGCTGGTGGCCGTGGCGGCCCTGCCGAGCCAGAGCCCGGCCCGTGGCGCCGGTGGCCgcagccccagggacagcagtCCAGTGTCCAGCTGCACCTCGGGGCCCGAGGAACGCAGCCCCGTCCCCAGGCCACCGAGCCAGCGCGGGGGGCCCCTGAAACGCCCCGACAAGGAGTTCTCGTTCGCCGACGAAGATGACGACGAGATCCGGGTATAA
- the C19H17orf80 gene encoding uncharacterized protein C17orf80 homolog isoform X2, which translates to MAAAGPELCPHCRRPFKRLRAHLPHCKAAPAAPRASPQPSAVTGGGPAPSPAPAARPAPGSGSRAVRDVARSLDLHPEEVEDVPKKLQKGVKVVIEKHRARVVREKEPRSGAGAARGRGEGTEPGPAPAPQRRKTAPKSKGKETRSRGAVGNGTGSSEGEKSGLKAAKTLQEPAESRDSPGDLVRREGRDKTRAGGQRVHLEVGAGSEPPAGAWHPGILHPSPAEALGGGGQGTSRKELSLQGPRAGGERVPEPLPSLALLHTLPKTQPTSSRQAPGSSARAGATGLEWFPDLYPDWEGLRIFPGKRFHEDVRIAAETPKGGLARGQQAWSSYCAKYIHVKQGGPAGISMLLAGYCLLSYGWNYQHLKRHRWRKYH; encoded by the exons atggcggcggccgggccggaGCTGTGCCCGCACTGCCGGCGGCCCTTCAAGCGGCTCCGCGCGCACCTCCCGCACTGCAAGGCCGCGCCGGCAGCACCGCGAGCGAGCCCCCAGCCCTCCGCCGTCACCGGCGGCGGCCCGGCGCCGAGCCCAGCCCCGGctgcccgcccggcccccgGGAGCGGCTCCCGCGCCGTGCGGGACGTGGCCCGGAGCCTGGATCTGCACCCCGAGGAGGTGGAGGACGTGCCCAAGAAGCTGCAGAAAGGGGTGAAGGTGGTGATCGAGAAGCACCGAGCCCGGGTGGTCAGGGAGAAGGAgccgcggagcggggcgggagcggcgcggggccgcggggaAGGGACggagcccggccccgctcccgccccgcagCGCCGCAAAACTGCCCCGAAATCCAAGGGCAAGGAGACTCGGAGCCGGGGAGCCGTGGGGAACGGGACGGGGAGCTCCGAGGGAGAAAAGAGCGGTTTAAAGGCAGCAAAGACACTTCAAGAGCCCGCTGAGAGCAGAGACAGCCCCGGTGACCTCGTCCGGCGGGAGGGAAGAGACAAAaccagggcaggagggcagcgGGTGCACCTGGAAGTTGGGGCGGGATCTGAACCCCCCGCGGGCGCTTGGCATCCCGGGATCCTCCATCCGTCACCGGCGGAGGCGCTCGGAGGTGGCGGCCAGGGGACATCCAGAAAGGAGCTCAGCCTGCAGGGGCCGCGGGCCGGCGGCGAGCGAGTGCCCGAGCCCCTCCcgagcctggctctgctccacaCTCTGCCCAAAACCCAGCCCACCTCCTCACGGCAGGCCCCTGGCAGCAGCGCCAGGGCCGGCGCCACGGGCTTGGAGTGGTTTCCAGACTTGTATCCTGATTGGGAAGGGCTGAGGATTTTTCCAGGGAAGCGTTTCCACGAGGATGTGAGGATCGCGGCGGAGACGCCCAAGGGTGGTTTGGCACGGGGGCAGCAAG CCTGGAGCAGTTATTGTGCCAAATACATCCACGTGAAGCAGGGGGGACCTGCTGGAATCTCCATGCTCCTGGCTGGGTACTGCCTGCTCAGCTATGGCTGGAACTATCAGCACCTCA AGCGGCACCGCTGGCGAAAATACcactga
- the CPSF4L gene encoding putative cleavage and polyadenylation specificity factor subunit 4-like protein, with product MMQELVAGVEKIRFDSEADVEGLRAQPLPFPGMDSKFGTGLCDRAVPGVQGHPRHGGAKPAVCKHWLRGLCRRGEGCDFLHDYDATRMPECYFYSKFGECSNKDCPFLHVGATASTVGCPWYDRGFCRHGPLCKYKHTRRVMCANYLVGFCPEGPKCKFVHLKAGLMTSSTDPSKVKLLSLCPRG from the exons ATGAtgcaggagctggtggctggCGTGGAGAAGATCAGGTTTGACTCGGAGGCTGATGTGGAGGGGCtcagagctcagcccctgcccttCCCGGGGATGGACAGTAAGTTTGGGACAGGACTGTG tgacagggctgtcccaggtgtgcagggCCACCCCCGGCACGGCGGGGCCAAGCCCGCGGTGTGCAAGCATTGGCTGCgagggctctgcaggagggGCGAGGGCTGCGACTTCCTGCACGACTACGATGCCACCAGGATGCCCGAGTGCTATTTCTACTCCAAGTTCG GTGAGTGCAGCAACAAGGACTGTCCCTTCCTGCACGTCGGTGCCACCGCCAGCACCGTGGGCTGTCCCTGGTACGACCGTGGCTTCTGCCGGCACG GTCCCCTGTGCAAGTACAAGCACACGAGGAGGGTGATGTGTGCCAACTACCTGGTGGGCTTCTGCCCGGAGGGACCCAAGTGCAAATTCGTTCA ccTCAAGGCCGGGCTGATGACGAGCAGCACAGACCCATCCAAGGTGAAGCTGTTGTCCCTGTGCCCACGGGGGTGa
- the C19H17orf80 gene encoding uncharacterized protein C17orf80 homolog isoform X1 — protein sequence MAAAGPELCPHCRRPFKRLRAHLPHCKAAPAAPRASPQPSAVTGGGPAPSPAPAARPAPGSGSRAVRDVARSLDLHPEEVEDVPKKLQKGVKVVIEKHRARVVREKEPRSGAGAARGRGEGTEPGPAPAPQRRKTAPKSKGKETRSRGAVGNGTGSSEGEKSGLKAAKTLQEPAESRDSPGDLVRREGRDKTRAGGQRVHLEVGAGSEPPAGAWHPGILHPSPAEALGGGGQGTSRKELSLQGPRAGGERVPEPLPSLALLHTLPKTQPTSSRQAPGSSARAGATGLEWFPDLYPDWEGLRIFPGKRFHEDVRIAAETPKGGLARGQQGPLWERPLMEVRLGELHTWISTCNFSPQGLLAAVQRAWSSYCAKYIHVKQGGPAGISMLLAGYCLLSYGWNYQHLKRHRWRKYH from the exons atggcggcggccgggccggaGCTGTGCCCGCACTGCCGGCGGCCCTTCAAGCGGCTCCGCGCGCACCTCCCGCACTGCAAGGCCGCGCCGGCAGCACCGCGAGCGAGCCCCCAGCCCTCCGCCGTCACCGGCGGCGGCCCGGCGCCGAGCCCAGCCCCGGctgcccgcccggcccccgGGAGCGGCTCCCGCGCCGTGCGGGACGTGGCCCGGAGCCTGGATCTGCACCCCGAGGAGGTGGAGGACGTGCCCAAGAAGCTGCAGAAAGGGGTGAAGGTGGTGATCGAGAAGCACCGAGCCCGGGTGGTCAGGGAGAAGGAgccgcggagcggggcgggagcggcgcggggccgcggggaAGGGACggagcccggccccgctcccgccccgcagCGCCGCAAAACTGCCCCGAAATCCAAGGGCAAGGAGACTCGGAGCCGGGGAGCCGTGGGGAACGGGACGGGGAGCTCCGAGGGAGAAAAGAGCGGTTTAAAGGCAGCAAAGACACTTCAAGAGCCCGCTGAGAGCAGAGACAGCCCCGGTGACCTCGTCCGGCGGGAGGGAAGAGACAAAaccagggcaggagggcagcgGGTGCACCTGGAAGTTGGGGCGGGATCTGAACCCCCCGCGGGCGCTTGGCATCCCGGGATCCTCCATCCGTCACCGGCGGAGGCGCTCGGAGGTGGCGGCCAGGGGACATCCAGAAAGGAGCTCAGCCTGCAGGGGCCGCGGGCCGGCGGCGAGCGAGTGCCCGAGCCCCTCCcgagcctggctctgctccacaCTCTGCCCAAAACCCAGCCCACCTCCTCACGGCAGGCCCCTGGCAGCAGCGCCAGGGCCGGCGCCACGGGCTTGGAGTGGTTTCCAGACTTGTATCCTGATTGGGAAGGGCTGAGGATTTTTCCAGGGAAGCGTTTCCACGAGGATGTGAGGATCGCGGCGGAGACGCCCAAGGGTGGTTTGGCACGGGGGCAGCAAG GTCCCCTCTGGGAGAGGCCCCTGATGGAGGTGAGGCTGGGCGAGCTGCACACCTGGATCAGCACCTGCAACTTCtctccccaggggctgctggcagcagtgcagagag CCTGGAGCAGTTATTGTGCCAAATACATCCACGTGAAGCAGGGGGGACCTGCTGGAATCTCCATGCTCCTGGCTGGGTACTGCCTGCTCAGCTATGGCTGGAACTATCAGCACCTCA AGCGGCACCGCTGGCGAAAATACcactga
- the C19H17orf80 gene encoding uncharacterized protein C17orf80 homolog isoform X4, producing MAAAGPELCPHCRRPFKRLRAHLPHCKAAPAAPRASPQPSAVTGGGPAPSPAPAARPAPGSGSRAVRDVARSLDLHPEEVEDVPKKLQKGVKVVIEKHRARVVREKEPRSGAGAARGRGEGTEPGPAPAPQRRKTAPKSKGKETRSRGAVGNGTGSSEGEKSGLKAAKTLQEPAESRDSPGDLVRREGRDKTRAGGQRVHLEVGAGSEPPAGAWHPGILHPSPAEALGGGGQGTSRKELSLQGPRAGGERVPEPLPSLALLHTLPKTQPTSSRQAPGSSARAGATGLEWFPDLYPDWEGLRIFPGKRFHEDVRIAAETPKGGLARGQQERHRWRKYH from the exons atggcggcggccgggccggaGCTGTGCCCGCACTGCCGGCGGCCCTTCAAGCGGCTCCGCGCGCACCTCCCGCACTGCAAGGCCGCGCCGGCAGCACCGCGAGCGAGCCCCCAGCCCTCCGCCGTCACCGGCGGCGGCCCGGCGCCGAGCCCAGCCCCGGctgcccgcccggcccccgGGAGCGGCTCCCGCGCCGTGCGGGACGTGGCCCGGAGCCTGGATCTGCACCCCGAGGAGGTGGAGGACGTGCCCAAGAAGCTGCAGAAAGGGGTGAAGGTGGTGATCGAGAAGCACCGAGCCCGGGTGGTCAGGGAGAAGGAgccgcggagcggggcgggagcggcgcggggccgcggggaAGGGACggagcccggccccgctcccgccccgcagCGCCGCAAAACTGCCCCGAAATCCAAGGGCAAGGAGACTCGGAGCCGGGGAGCCGTGGGGAACGGGACGGGGAGCTCCGAGGGAGAAAAGAGCGGTTTAAAGGCAGCAAAGACACTTCAAGAGCCCGCTGAGAGCAGAGACAGCCCCGGTGACCTCGTCCGGCGGGAGGGAAGAGACAAAaccagggcaggagggcagcgGGTGCACCTGGAAGTTGGGGCGGGATCTGAACCCCCCGCGGGCGCTTGGCATCCCGGGATCCTCCATCCGTCACCGGCGGAGGCGCTCGGAGGTGGCGGCCAGGGGACATCCAGAAAGGAGCTCAGCCTGCAGGGGCCGCGGGCCGGCGGCGAGCGAGTGCCCGAGCCCCTCCcgagcctggctctgctccacaCTCTGCCCAAAACCCAGCCCACCTCCTCACGGCAGGCCCCTGGCAGCAGCGCCAGGGCCGGCGCCACGGGCTTGGAGTGGTTTCCAGACTTGTATCCTGATTGGGAAGGGCTGAGGATTTTTCCAGGGAAGCGTTTCCACGAGGATGTGAGGATCGCGGCGGAGACGCCCAAGGGTGGTTTGGCACGGGGGCAGCAAG AGCGGCACCGCTGGCGAAAATACcactga